The following are encoded together in the Streptomyces flavofungini genome:
- a CDS encoding PTS transporter subunit EIIC, producing the protein MSTATAKAAPAKKRGSSVLQGLQKVGRSLQLPIAVLPAAGILLRLGQPDVFGADGLGWGKVATVFATAGDAVFANMPLLFCIGVAIGFAKKADGSTALAALVGFLVYKNVLTAFPVTEAKITKGADIAATYNDPKVFGGIIMGLISAVVWQRFHRTKLVDWLGFFNGRRLVPILMAFVGTALGVLFGLAWGPVGDAITDFGEWMTDLGSVGAGIFGVVNRALLPVGMHQFVNTVAWQEIGSFTDSAGGVWHGDIQRFMHGDPTAGQFMSGFFPIMMFALPAVALAITHTARPERRKVVGGMMMSLALTSFVTGITEPIEFAFMFIAPVLYVIHAILTAVAMTVTWALGVHHGFTFSAGAIDYVLNWKFAEKPWLIIPIGLVFAAVYYVVFRFAIVKFNLPTPGREPEEEVEDLTKA; encoded by the coding sequence ATGAGTACGGCCACCGCCAAGGCGGCGCCCGCGAAGAAGCGGGGCTCAAGTGTGTTGCAGGGTCTGCAGAAGGTGGGCCGCAGCCTGCAGCTGCCGATCGCCGTTCTGCCCGCGGCGGGCATCCTGCTGCGCCTCGGCCAGCCGGACGTGTTCGGCGCCGACGGCCTCGGCTGGGGCAAGGTCGCCACGGTCTTCGCCACCGCCGGTGACGCCGTCTTCGCGAACATGCCGCTGCTGTTCTGCATCGGCGTCGCGATCGGCTTCGCGAAGAAGGCGGACGGCTCCACCGCGCTCGCCGCACTCGTGGGCTTCCTGGTCTACAAGAACGTCCTGACCGCGTTCCCGGTCACCGAGGCGAAGATCACCAAGGGTGCGGACATCGCCGCGACGTACAACGACCCCAAGGTCTTCGGCGGCATCATCATGGGCCTCATATCCGCCGTGGTCTGGCAGCGGTTCCACCGCACCAAGCTGGTGGACTGGCTCGGCTTCTTCAACGGCCGCCGCCTGGTCCCGATCCTGATGGCCTTCGTCGGCACCGCCCTCGGCGTCCTCTTCGGCCTCGCCTGGGGCCCGGTCGGTGACGCCATCACCGACTTCGGCGAGTGGATGACCGACCTCGGCTCGGTCGGCGCCGGCATCTTCGGCGTGGTCAACCGCGCGCTCCTGCCGGTCGGCATGCACCAGTTCGTGAACACCGTCGCCTGGCAGGAGATCGGCTCCTTCACCGACTCCGCCGGCGGAGTCTGGCACGGCGACATCCAGCGCTTCATGCACGGCGACCCGACCGCCGGTCAGTTCATGTCCGGCTTCTTCCCGATCATGATGTTCGCGCTGCCCGCCGTGGCCCTGGCCATCACCCACACCGCCCGCCCCGAGCGCCGCAAGGTCGTCGGCGGCATGATGATGTCCCTCGCGCTGACCTCGTTCGTCACCGGCATCACCGAGCCGATCGAGTTCGCCTTCATGTTCATCGCGCCGGTCCTGTACGTGATCCACGCGATCCTCACGGCCGTCGCCATGACCGTCACCTGGGCCCTGGGCGTGCACCACGGCTTCACGTTCTCGGCGGGCGCCATCGACTACGTCCTGAACTGGAAGTTCGCCGAGAAGCCCTGGCTGATCATCCCGATCGGCCTCGTGTTCGCCGCGGTCTACTACGTCGTCTTCCGCTTCGCGATCGTCAAGTTCAACCTGCCGACCCCGGGCCGCGAGCCCGAGGAGGAGGTCGAGGACCTCACCAAGGCGTGA
- a CDS encoding MoaD/ThiS family protein yields MAIEVRIPTILRTYTDGEKAVQGSGDTIAALFADLESRHAGIQDRLIDKDKGNSLRRFVNVYLNDEDVRFLDGVSTKLADGDSVTILPAVAGGMA; encoded by the coding sequence ATGGCCATCGAGGTCCGCATCCCGACCATCCTCCGCACCTACACCGACGGCGAGAAGGCCGTCCAGGGCAGCGGCGACACCATCGCCGCGCTCTTCGCCGACCTAGAGTCGCGGCACGCGGGCATCCAGGACCGCCTGATCGACAAGGACAAGGGCAACAGCCTGCGCCGCTTCGTGAACGTCTACCTCAACGACGAGGACGTCCGCTTCCTCGACGGCGTCTCCACCAAGCTCGCCGACGGCGACAGCGTCACGATCCTGCCGGCCGTCGCCGGCGGCATGGCCTGA
- a CDS encoding putative leader peptide, producing MVSNDVSIDTTPGALLVGRLHVDLCRLASAICRP from the coding sequence ATGGTTTCGAACGACGTGAGCATCGATACGACGCCGGGCGCCCTGCTCGTCGGCCGGCTGCACGTCGACCTGTGCCGCCTCGCCAGCGCCATCTGTCGGCCCTGA
- a CDS encoding ABC transporter ATP-binding protein encodes MKLRTENLTYDTPSGHRLVDAVSLTLSAGETVGLVGPNGSGKTTLLRCVYGTLTPTGGRVLLDGDDLAGAGVKARARRIATVPQDGQTGFELTVRQIVAMGRSPHKRFWEGDTAADEELVHDALERVGAAALAGRAFARLSGGERQRVLTARALVQEPAVLVLDEPTNHLDIRYQLEILGLVRGLGTANLLALHDLTLAAYYCDRLYVLDAGRVVASGPPADVLTGELLAAVYGVAAEVSVHPATGAPTVTYLPGVAGAHRA; translated from the coding sequence ATGAAGCTCCGTACCGAGAACCTCACGTACGACACCCCGTCCGGCCACCGCCTCGTCGACGCCGTCTCACTCACCCTCTCCGCGGGCGAGACGGTGGGCCTCGTCGGCCCCAACGGCAGTGGCAAGACGACGCTCCTGCGCTGTGTGTACGGGACGCTCACTCCCACCGGCGGCCGGGTCCTGCTCGACGGCGACGACCTCGCGGGCGCCGGCGTCAAGGCCCGCGCCCGCCGCATCGCCACGGTCCCGCAGGACGGCCAGACGGGCTTCGAGCTCACCGTCCGCCAGATCGTCGCCATGGGCCGCTCCCCGCACAAACGCTTCTGGGAGGGCGACACCGCCGCCGACGAGGAACTGGTCCACGACGCCCTGGAGCGGGTCGGCGCCGCCGCCCTGGCCGGGCGCGCCTTCGCGCGGCTCTCCGGCGGCGAGCGCCAACGCGTCCTGACCGCGCGGGCGTTGGTGCAGGAACCGGCCGTCCTCGTCCTCGACGAACCGACGAACCACCTCGACATCCGCTACCAGCTGGAGATCCTCGGCCTGGTCCGCGGCCTCGGCACGGCCAACCTGCTCGCCCTGCACGACCTGACCCTGGCCGCGTACTACTGCGACCGCCTGTACGTCCTCGACGCCGGCCGCGTCGTCGCCTCCGGCCCGCCCGCGGACGTCCTCACGGGCGAGCTCCTGGCGGCGGTGTACGGGGTCGCCGCGGAGGTGTCGGTGCATCCGGCGACGGGGGCGCCGACGGTGACGTATCTGCCGGGGGTGGCGGGGGCGCACCGAGCCTGA
- a CDS encoding M67 family metallopeptidase, translating to MLTITRALHDQIVAHARKDHPDEACGVVAGPAGTDRPERFVPMLNAARSPTFYEFDSADLLRLYRDLDDRDEEPVVIYHSHTATEAYPSRTDISYANEPGAHYLLVSTADTDDAGPFQFRSFRIVEGEVTEEEVRVVEAY from the coding sequence ATGCTGACCATCACCCGGGCCCTCCACGACCAGATCGTCGCGCACGCGCGCAAGGACCACCCCGACGAGGCCTGCGGCGTCGTCGCGGGGCCTGCGGGCACCGACCGCCCCGAGCGGTTCGTGCCGATGCTGAACGCGGCCCGCTCGCCCACGTTCTACGAGTTCGACTCGGCCGACCTGCTGAGGCTCTACCGCGACCTGGACGACCGCGACGAGGAGCCCGTGGTCATCTACCACTCGCACACGGCCACGGAGGCCTACCCCTCCCGCACCGACATCAGCTACGCCAACGAGCCGGGCGCCCACTACCTCCTCGTCTCCACCGCCGACACCGACGACGCCGGACCCTTCCAGTTCCGCTCGTTCCGGATCGTCGAAGGCGAGGTCACCGAGGAGGAGGTCAGGGTCGTCGAGGCATACTGA
- a CDS encoding ABC transporter substrate-binding protein yields the protein MRTRALLAAAAILLPLTACSSSSSSDDDSKKSDAKAAGFPYTVTNCGTRTTYDAPPKRAVTMNQHVTEILLELGLEDRIAGTAYLDDKVLPEYKKAYDSRPVIAKEYPSYEKLLSADPDFVYGGYASAFAAGDGRSREALAKSGIKTRLNVEGCAKKPVTMDDVYREVREAGATFGVRDRAEKWVRDAKAELAATAKQSAKGGKKPAVFVYDSGDKTAFTAGGRGIGNDIIERAGGRNIMADLDKSFGDASWETVVDRRPEVIVIYDYGASTVAQKKKRLLDDPALKDVPAIKNKRFAVLPLSDVVLGVRAPAAVRKLAEQLR from the coding sequence ATGCGCACCCGCGCCCTGCTCGCCGCGGCGGCGATCCTGCTGCCGCTGACCGCGTGCTCGTCGTCCTCGTCGTCCGACGACGACTCCAAGAAATCCGACGCCAAGGCCGCCGGATTCCCGTACACCGTCACCAACTGCGGGACGAGGACGACATACGACGCGCCCCCGAAGCGTGCGGTCACCATGAACCAGCACGTGACGGAGATCCTCCTCGAACTGGGCCTGGAAGACCGCATAGCGGGGACCGCCTACCTCGACGACAAGGTGCTCCCCGAGTACAAGAAGGCGTACGACTCCCGCCCGGTCATCGCCAAGGAGTACCCCTCCTACGAGAAGCTGCTCTCCGCCGACCCCGACTTCGTGTACGGCGGTTACGCGAGCGCCTTCGCGGCGGGCGACGGCCGCTCCCGCGAAGCCCTCGCCAAGTCCGGCATCAAGACCCGCCTGAACGTCGAGGGCTGCGCCAAGAAGCCCGTCACGATGGACGACGTGTACCGCGAGGTGCGCGAGGCGGGCGCGACGTTCGGGGTCAGGGACCGGGCCGAGAAGTGGGTGCGCGACGCGAAGGCCGAACTCGCCGCCACCGCGAAGCAGTCCGCCAAGGGCGGCAAGAAGCCCGCCGTCTTCGTCTACGACAGCGGCGACAAGACCGCGTTCACCGCGGGCGGCCGGGGCATCGGCAACGACATCATCGAGCGCGCGGGCGGCCGCAACATCATGGCCGACCTCGACAAGTCCTTCGGCGACGCCTCCTGGGAGACGGTCGTCGACCGCCGCCCCGAGGTCATCGTCATCTACGACTACGGCGCCTCCACGGTCGCCCAGAAGAAGAAGCGCCTCCTGGACGACCCGGCCCTCAAGGACGTCCCCGCCATCAAGAACAAGCGGTTCGCGGTACTGCCGCTGTCGGACGTGGTGCTGGGGGTGCGGGCACCGGCAGCGGTGAGGAAGCTGGCGGAGCAGCTGCGGTGA
- a CDS encoding MBL fold metallo-hydrolase, giving the protein MKLTVVGCSGSFPSADSACSSYLVEADGFRLLLDMGNGALGELQRHIGLYDLDAIFLSHLHADHCIDMCAYFVARYYRHEGGRCAPIPVYGPEGTEQRLTTAYADTPSASSMSEVFDFHTVKPGAFEIGPFSVRTEKVCHPVEAYAIRVEHGGRSLTYSGDTGTCAALDELAAGTDLFLCEAAFTHGKENIPDLHLNGREAGESAGRAGARRLVLTHIPPWTDPAVNLADAREVFTSGPTELAVAGATYEI; this is encoded by the coding sequence ATGAAGCTCACCGTCGTCGGCTGCTCGGGGTCGTTTCCGTCCGCGGACTCGGCCTGCTCGAGCTACCTCGTCGAGGCCGACGGCTTCCGGCTGCTGCTCGACATGGGCAACGGCGCCCTGGGAGAGCTGCAGCGCCACATCGGTCTGTACGACCTCGACGCGATCTTCCTCAGCCATCTGCACGCCGACCACTGCATCGACATGTGCGCGTACTTCGTGGCCCGCTACTACCGGCACGAGGGCGGCCGCTGCGCCCCCATTCCGGTGTACGGCCCCGAGGGCACCGAGCAGCGTCTGACCACGGCGTACGCCGACACGCCCTCCGCGTCGTCGATGAGCGAGGTCTTCGACTTCCACACGGTCAAGCCCGGTGCCTTCGAGATCGGGCCGTTCTCGGTGCGCACGGAGAAGGTGTGCCACCCCGTCGAGGCCTACGCCATCCGCGTCGAGCACGGCGGCCGGTCGCTGACGTACTCCGGGGACACCGGCACCTGCGCGGCCCTCGACGAGCTGGCCGCCGGCACCGATCTCTTCCTGTGCGAGGCCGCGTTCACGCACGGCAAGGAGAACATCCCGGACCTGCACCTCAACGGCCGTGAGGCCGGGGAGTCGGCCGGCCGCGCGGGCGCGCGGCGCCTGGTGCTCACCCACATCCCGCCGTGGACGGACCCGGCGGTGAACCTCGCCGACGCCCGGGAGGTCTTCACCAGCGGTCCGACGGAGCTCGCGGTGGCGGGGGCGACGTACGAGATCTGA
- a CDS encoding amino acid permease, whose protein sequence is MTSVQVEEHHDGHGGNGAAAATEGASGDSEGYQRGLGARQIQMIAIGGAIGTGLFLGAGKAIHKAGPSLILAYAIAGLVIFFIMRALGELLMYRPVSGSFSEYAREFVGPFFGFVTGWTYWLFWVVTGITEVTAAAQYMQYWTHGSIPQWAYALIFTVILYGANLISVKLFGELEFWFSMVKVTAIIGMILICAGILTIGFSDAGDTASVSHLWDNGGFFPNGIGNTLMTLQIVMFAFLAVELVGVTAGESKDPKKTLPKAINTVPWRIAVFYVGALIMILSVVPWTHFQPGVSPFVAAFEKMGLGVGAAIVNFVVLTAALSSCNSGMYSTGRMLRDLALNGQGPKFFTKLTKNGLPLVGTTASAALMLVGVWINYQWPGEAFNYVVSFATISGMWAWIMILCSQIRYRRKADRGEVPQSTFRAPGAPYTSWFALAFIGMVIVMMGIDKDARISLYCAPIWAAILCVSYLVLKSRNPQAAAFKKRVHGGPAAEDAAPVTKD, encoded by the coding sequence ATGACCTCAGTGCAGGTCGAAGAACACCACGACGGGCACGGCGGCAATGGTGCCGCGGCGGCCACGGAGGGCGCGTCCGGCGACAGCGAGGGCTATCAGCGCGGGCTGGGCGCCCGGCAGATCCAGATGATCGCGATCGGCGGTGCCATCGGCACCGGCCTGTTCCTCGGCGCGGGCAAGGCCATCCACAAGGCCGGGCCCAGCCTCATCCTCGCGTACGCCATCGCGGGCCTCGTGATCTTCTTCATCATGCGCGCGCTCGGCGAGCTCCTGATGTACCGGCCCGTGTCGGGCTCGTTCTCGGAGTACGCCCGTGAGTTCGTCGGCCCGTTCTTCGGGTTCGTGACCGGCTGGACGTACTGGCTCTTCTGGGTCGTCACCGGCATCACCGAAGTCACCGCGGCCGCCCAGTACATGCAGTACTGGACCCATGGCTCCATCCCGCAATGGGCGTACGCGCTGATCTTCACGGTCATCCTGTACGGCGCCAACCTGATCTCCGTGAAGCTCTTCGGCGAGCTGGAGTTCTGGTTCTCGATGGTCAAGGTCACCGCGATCATCGGCATGATCCTGATCTGTGCCGGCATCCTCACCATCGGCTTCTCCGACGCCGGTGACACCGCCTCCGTCTCGCACCTGTGGGACAACGGCGGCTTCTTCCCCAACGGCATCGGCAACACGCTGATGACCCTGCAGATCGTGATGTTCGCCTTCCTCGCAGTCGAGCTGGTCGGCGTCACCGCGGGCGAGTCCAAGGACCCGAAGAAGACCCTTCCCAAGGCGATCAACACCGTGCCGTGGCGCATCGCCGTCTTCTACGTCGGCGCCCTGATCATGATCCTGTCGGTCGTGCCGTGGACGCACTTCCAGCCCGGCGTCTCCCCGTTCGTCGCCGCCTTCGAGAAGATGGGCCTCGGCGTCGGCGCCGCGATCGTGAACTTCGTGGTCCTCACCGCCGCGCTGTCCTCCTGCAACTCGGGCATGTACTCCACCGGCCGCATGCTGCGCGACCTCGCGCTCAACGGCCAGGGCCCGAAGTTCTTCACCAAGCTCACCAAGAACGGCCTGCCGCTCGTCGGCACCACCGCGTCCGCCGCGCTGATGCTGGTCGGTGTGTGGATCAACTACCAGTGGCCCGGCGAGGCGTTCAACTACGTCGTCTCCTTCGCGACCATCTCCGGCATGTGGGCCTGGATCATGATCCTCTGCTCGCAGATCCGCTACCGCCGCAAGGCCGACCGCGGCGAGGTCCCCCAGTCCACGTTCCGGGCGCCCGGCGCCCCGTACACGAGCTGGTTCGCCCTCGCCTTCATCGGCATGGTCATCGTGATGATGGGCATCGACAAGGACGCGCGGATCTCGCTGTACTGCGCGCCGATCTGGGCCGCGATCCTGTGCGTGTCCTACCTGGTCCTCAAGAGCCGCAACCCGCAGGCCGCGGCCTTCAAGAAGCGCGTGCACGGCGGCCCGGCCGCCGAGGACGCCGCACCGGTCACCAAGGACTGA
- a CDS encoding FecCD family ABC transporter permease — protein sequence MLQPVRRSRTRRGAPIGGGPSHPKGPPAPGGPGAAPPVPGRGGTGEPPAGPHPRTLPYTVVITALLLTLAAASLAALALGSVRIPTADVIQILTGNADPSPYRTIVLDVRLPRVILGAAVGAGLAVVGATLQALVRNPLADPFLLGVSSGASAAAVSVIVLGLGAGMATTVTIPAASFAGAFLALLVVYALAREPGGGFTTTRLILAGVAVSYVLAALTSLILVVSARADHLKEVLYWTLGGLGSARWDMLSLPLAVLAVGTALLIALARPLDLLLVGEEGATVLGLDTARFRAGVFVLTSLVTGVLVAHSGAIGFVGLMVPHAARMLVGAAHRALLPVAALMGAVFLVVADLAARTVAAPQDIPVGVLTALTGGPFFLWLLRRGRTREGAEA from the coding sequence ATGCTTCAGCCCGTCCGGCGTTCGCGGACGAGGCGCGGAGCGCCGATCGGCGGCGGCCCGTCCCACCCGAAGGGGCCACCCGCCCCCGGGGGCCCGGGGGCAGCGCCCCCGGTTCCGGGACGGGGCGGGACCGGGGAGCCCCCGGCAGGACCCCACCCCCGCACCCTCCCGTACACCGTCGTCATCACGGCCCTCCTCCTGACCCTCGCGGCAGCGAGCCTCGCCGCCCTCGCCCTGGGCTCCGTCAGAATCCCCACGGCCGACGTGATCCAGATCCTCACGGGCAACGCCGACCCCTCCCCGTACCGCACGATCGTCCTGGACGTCCGCCTCCCACGGGTCATCCTCGGCGCAGCCGTGGGCGCGGGCCTGGCCGTGGTGGGCGCCACCCTCCAGGCCCTGGTCCGCAACCCCCTGGCGGACCCCTTCCTGCTGGGCGTCTCCTCGGGCGCCTCCGCGGCGGCGGTCTCGGTGATCGTGCTCGGCCTGGGCGCGGGCATGGCGACCACGGTGACGATCCCGGCGGCGTCCTTCGCGGGCGCGTTCCTCGCGCTGCTCGTGGTGTACGCCCTCGCACGGGAGCCCGGCGGCGGCTTCACGACGACCCGCCTGATCCTCGCGGGCGTGGCGGTGTCGTACGTCCTGGCGGCCCTGACCAGCCTGATCCTGGTCGTCTCGGCCCGCGCGGACCACCTGAAGGAAGTCCTGTACTGGACGCTGGGCGGCCTGGGCAGTGCCCGCTGGGACATGCTCTCGCTGCCCCTCGCGGTCCTGGCCGTCGGCACGGCGCTGCTGATCGCCCTTGCCCGCCCCCTGGACCTGCTCCTGGTGGGGGAGGAGGGCGCGACCGTGCTCGGCCTGGACACGGCCCGGTTCCGCGCGGGCGTCTTCGTGCTCACCTCGCTGGTGACCGGCGTGCTCGTCGCGCACAGCGGGGCGATCGGCTTCGTCGGCCTGATGGTGCCGCACGCGGCGCGGATGCTGGTGGGCGCGGCGCACCGGGCGCTGCTTCCGGTGGCGGCGCTGATGGGGGCGGTGTTCCTGGTGGTGGCGGACCTGGCGGCGCGCACGGTGGCGGCGCCGCAGGACATCCCGGTGGGCGTGCTCACGGCGCTCACCGGCGGCCCGTTCTTCCTGTGGCTGCTGCGGCGGGGCAGGACGCGGGAGGGGGCGGAGGCATGA
- a CDS encoding PLP-dependent cysteine synthase family protein → MRYDSPLAAVGNTPLVRLPRLSPSAEVRIWAKLEDRNPTGSVKDRPALYMVEQAEKDGRLTPGCTILEPTSGNTGISLAMAARLKGYRIVCVMPENTSQERRDLLTMWGAEIISSPAAGGSNTAVRVAKDLAAEHPDWVMLYQYGNADNAGAHYATTGPEILADLPSITHFVAGLGTTGTLMGVGRYLREQRPDIKIVAAEPRYDDLVYGLRNLDEGFVPELYDESVLTTRFSVGSADAVTRTRDLLREEGIFAGVSTGAALHAAIGVGRKAVKAGTPADIAFVVADGGWKYLSTGVYTAATDEEAIATVQGQLWA, encoded by the coding sequence ATGCGTTACGACTCCCCGCTCGCGGCCGTCGGTAACACGCCGCTGGTCCGCCTCCCGCGTCTGTCGCCGTCCGCCGAGGTCCGCATCTGGGCCAAGCTGGAAGACCGCAACCCGACCGGCTCCGTCAAGGACCGCCCCGCGCTGTACATGGTCGAACAGGCCGAGAAGGACGGCCGGTTGACGCCCGGCTGCACCATCCTGGAGCCCACCTCCGGCAACACCGGCATCTCCCTCGCCATGGCGGCCCGCCTCAAGGGCTACCGCATCGTGTGCGTCATGCCGGAGAACACCTCCCAGGAGCGGCGCGACCTGCTGACGATGTGGGGCGCGGAGATCATCTCCTCGCCCGCGGCGGGGGGTTCCAACACGGCCGTGCGCGTCGCCAAGGATCTCGCGGCCGAGCATCCGGACTGGGTGATGCTGTACCAGTACGGCAATGCGGACAACGCGGGCGCCCACTACGCCACGACCGGCCCCGAGATCCTCGCCGACCTGCCCTCCATCACCCACTTCGTGGCGGGCCTCGGCACCACGGGCACCCTGATGGGCGTCGGCCGCTACCTCCGCGAGCAGCGGCCCGACATCAAGATCGTCGCCGCGGAGCCCCGCTACGACGACCTCGTCTACGGCCTGCGCAACCTCGACGAGGGCTTCGTCCCCGAGCTCTACGACGAGTCCGTCCTCACCACCCGCTTCTCCGTCGGCTCCGCCGACGCCGTGACCCGCACCCGTGACCTCCTGCGCGAAGAGGGCATCTTCGCGGGCGTCTCCACCGGGGCCGCCCTGCACGCCGCCATCGGCGTCGGCCGCAAGGCGGTCAAGGCGGGCACCCCCGCCGACATCGCCTTCGTCGTCGCCGACGGCGGCTGGAAGTACCTCTCGACCGGGGTCTACACAGCGGCGACGGACGAGGAGGCGATCGCGACGGTGCAGGGCCAACTGTGGGCGTAG
- a CDS encoding type II toxin-antitoxin system PemK/MazF family toxin codes for MDTSWWPALAAVVVLALLVTLVDGWARSGRPARRRPPGRPQRRPRERGGRPQPGEIWWARVPYEGGGGGGKDRPCLVLAVRGDIVRVAKITSKYRDERAGVIPLPPGAVGDARGRASFLETDELREVPVWEFRRRAGVVDPVLWDQVRHLAG; via the coding sequence ATGGACACGTCGTGGTGGCCGGCGCTGGCCGCGGTGGTGGTGCTCGCCCTTCTCGTCACCCTCGTGGACGGGTGGGCCCGCTCCGGGCGTCCCGCGCGGCGTCGGCCGCCCGGGAGACCGCAGCGGCGGCCGCGGGAGCGGGGTGGGCGGCCGCAGCCCGGGGAGATCTGGTGGGCTCGGGTGCCCTATGAGGGCGGTGGGGGCGGGGGGAAGGACCGGCCCTGTCTCGTGTTGGCGGTTCGCGGGGACATTGTGCGCGTCGCGAAGATCACCAGTAAGTACCGGGACGAGCGGGCCGGGGTGATCCCCTTGCCGCCCGGGGCCGTCGGGGACGCGCGGGGGCGGGCCAGTTTCCTGGAGACGGACGAGCTGCGGGAGGTTCCCGTGTGGGAGTTCCGGCGGCGGGCGGGGGTGGTTGATCCGGTGCTGTGGGACCAGGTGCGGCATCTGGCCGGGTAG